A window from Prochlorococcus marinus CUG1435 encodes these proteins:
- a CDS encoding ligase-associated DNA damage response DEXH box helicase, whose amino-acid sequence MKNIMQNSKPNYLISKIKQFFFSNGWEPLPYQVESWKAFLNGENGIIQVPTGCGKTYAALMGPLSQIEDPKNNKSVQILLITPLKALSRDLKNSIQLAALHFNKEITVEIRNGDTTPYEKKKQLVNPPNILITTPESLSLLLSNKESNSLFKELASIIIDEWHELMGSKRGNQCELSLSWLRGNIKNLQIWAMSATIGNIEEAARAIVGMSAVKPKIISTNIQKEIEILSVLPEEETTFPWSGHLGIRSHSSLLKILDKNKSTLLFTNTRNQSERWYQCLKFFLPEMEDKIALHHGSLDKEDRKRVEEGVKDGLIKWVVCTSSLDLGVDFQPVDQIVQIGSAKNLARLIQRAGRSAHRPGGKSKIIFMPTNSLELLEISAMRRIIKSGISEEIRLPELSYDVLLQHLISLACGNGFDPKIEKERIKNCWSYRNLKDQDWNWCLDFLEYGGKCLKAYPKYKKIVKEESQNNSENFKYFVKDKSLIRMHKFNIGTITSDKFVNVKYMKGKSLGNLEENFASKLNPGDTFYFAGKMLQFVRIRDMILYVKKSTTKSSLIPAWVGGQMAISDLLCESLRKEIDICNELENCDYLNPELNSLRPILKKQKVLSNIPKKDEFLIEIYKTKDLSNLFVFTLDGKFVNEGIAFLWALRLAKLKQSTFSITANDFGFSLTTAEDYDFSIIKKEADYFFNNKKLEEDLENAINFSELTKRRFKNIAQISGLVNQNNPTKTKTSSQLQISSSLFYDVFTKYEEGHLLIKQSHQEVREYQLENKKISKSLERLKKLKILLNEIKTPTPFAFPLLVERLKNTLSNEPIEKRVEKLIKKYSD is encoded by the coding sequence ATGAAAAATATTATGCAAAATAGTAAACCAAATTATTTAATTTCTAAAATTAAACAGTTTTTCTTCTCAAATGGATGGGAGCCATTACCCTACCAAGTAGAATCTTGGAAAGCATTTTTAAATGGGGAAAACGGAATAATACAAGTTCCTACTGGATGTGGCAAGACTTACGCTGCATTAATGGGACCTTTATCACAGATAGAAGACCCCAAAAATAATAAAAGTGTACAAATATTATTAATAACTCCTTTAAAAGCACTAAGTAGAGATCTTAAAAATTCCATACAATTAGCCGCTTTACATTTTAATAAAGAAATCACTGTTGAAATTAGGAACGGGGATACAACCCCTTATGAAAAGAAAAAGCAACTAGTTAATCCACCTAATATTCTTATAACAACTCCAGAGTCTTTATCTCTTTTACTTTCTAATAAAGAATCTAATAGTCTGTTCAAGGAGTTGGCATCAATAATTATTGACGAATGGCATGAATTGATGGGTAGTAAAAGAGGAAACCAATGCGAGTTATCTTTAAGTTGGCTAAGAGGTAATATAAAAAATTTACAAATTTGGGCAATGTCTGCAACTATTGGAAATATTGAAGAAGCAGCAAGAGCAATAGTTGGTATGAGCGCTGTGAAACCCAAAATTATAAGTACAAATATTCAAAAAGAGATCGAAATTTTAAGTGTTTTACCAGAAGAGGAAACTACCTTTCCATGGAGTGGGCATCTTGGGATTAGAAGTCATTCTTCACTATTAAAAATCCTAGATAAAAATAAAAGCACCTTATTATTCACCAATACGAGAAATCAATCTGAAAGATGGTACCAATGTCTTAAATTTTTTCTCCCAGAGATGGAAGACAAAATTGCACTTCATCACGGCTCCCTGGATAAAGAAGATAGAAAAAGAGTTGAAGAAGGGGTTAAAGACGGATTAATAAAATGGGTAGTCTGCACCAGCTCCTTAGATTTGGGAGTTGACTTCCAACCTGTAGATCAAATAGTTCAAATTGGTAGTGCAAAGAATTTAGCTAGACTTATCCAAAGAGCGGGAAGAAGTGCTCATAGACCAGGTGGAAAATCAAAAATAATTTTTATGCCTACTAATTCTTTAGAGTTATTAGAGATTAGTGCAATGAGAAGAATAATAAAAAGCGGTATATCTGAGGAAATTAGACTTCCTGAATTATCTTATGATGTCCTTCTACAACATCTAATAAGTTTGGCATGTGGGAATGGCTTTGATCCGAAAATTGAGAAAGAAAGAATTAAAAATTGCTGGAGTTATAGAAACTTAAAAGATCAAGATTGGAATTGGTGTCTTGACTTTTTAGAATATGGAGGGAAATGTCTTAAAGCATACCCAAAATATAAAAAGATAGTTAAAGAAGAATCACAAAATAATAGTGAAAACTTTAAATATTTTGTAAAAGACAAATCTTTAATAAGAATGCATAAGTTCAATATTGGGACAATTACAAGTGACAAATTTGTGAATGTCAAATATATGAAAGGTAAATCTTTAGGTAATTTAGAGGAGAATTTTGCTTCAAAATTAAACCCTGGCGATACATTTTACTTTGCCGGCAAAATGCTTCAATTTGTAAGAATAAGAGATATGATTTTATACGTTAAAAAATCAACAACAAAAAGTTCTCTAATTCCTGCATGGGTTGGAGGTCAAATGGCAATTTCTGATCTACTTTGTGAAAGTTTGAGAAAAGAAATAGATATATGCAATGAATTAGAAAATTGTGATTACTTAAATCCTGAACTTAATTCATTACGTCCAATATTGAAGAAACAAAAGGTTCTTTCAAATATTCCAAAGAAAGATGAATTTCTTATAGAAATATATAAAACCAAGGATTTATCAAATCTTTTTGTTTTTACACTTGATGGCAAATTTGTAAATGAAGGAATTGCATTTTTATGGGCTTTGAGATTGGCAAAATTAAAACAATCTACATTTAGTATTACTGCTAATGATTTTGGATTCAGCTTAACTACAGCAGAAGATTATGATTTTTCCATAATAAAAAAAGAAGCTGATTACTTTTTTAATAACAAAAAATTAGAAGAAGATCTAGAAAATGCAATTAATTTTTCAGAATTAACAAAACGTAGATTTAAAAATATTGCCCAAATAAGTGGACTTGTAAATCAAAATAATCCAACCAAAACAAAAACTTCCTCTCAACTTCAAATAAGTTCAAGTCTTTTCTACGATGTCTTTACTAAATATGAAGAAGGCCATCTTTTAATAAAACAATCGCATCAAGAAGTTAGAGAATATCAATTAGAAAATAAAAAAATATCTAAATCATTAGAAAGATTAAAAAAGTTAAAAATTCTATTAAACGAGATAAAAACTCCAACTCCTTTTGCTTTCCCTTTATTAGTTGAAAGACTTAAAAATACTTTAAGCAATGAACCAATAGAAAAAAGAGTAGAAAAACTTATAAAAAAATATAGTGATTAA